One segment of Ipomoea triloba cultivar NCNSP0323 chromosome 12, ASM357664v1 DNA contains the following:
- the LOC115999796 gene encoding uncharacterized protein LOC115999796, translated as MWNLVKSSSILNESCSFKKLRIVYPQLGFFRYCHFQLGSDGLGSSSDLAQKKAQSIVGIFWDLDNKPPKTLPPFEAASKLRKAAEQFGFVKYMIAYANHHSFNYVPPVVRQQRKERKVLNELENKGVVKPDEPYICRVCGRRFYTNEKFINHFKQIHEREQVKRLNQIESAKGSRRVKLVAKYAMKMQKYKNAARDILTPKVGYGLADELKRAGFWVRTVSNKPEAADIALRDHLVDMMDKRRVDCVLLISDDSDFVDVLKEAKLRCLRTVVIGDSNDGALKRTADASFSWQEITMEKAKKEAVSVVGRWKDHDVLKTLEWTYNPGRDKTYYFSDIESESSDIEHFLSGENNDNSLQKEDSGAWWELDSDTANMNRSSQSL; from the coding sequence ATGTGGAATCTTGTGAAATCAAGCTCTATTTTGAATGAAAGTTGCTCATTTAAGAAACTAAGAATTGTATACCCACAGCTTGGATTTTTTAGATATTGTCATTTTCAGTTGGGTTCTGATGGATTAGGTTCATCGTCGGATTTGGCACAAAAAAAGGCCCAAAGCATTGTTGGAATTTTCTGGGATTTGGATAACAAACCCCCCAAGACGTTACCTCCTTTTGAGGCAGCCTCTAAGTTAAGGAAGGCTGCAGAGCAATTTGGGTTTGTGAAGTACATGATAGCTTATGCTAATCACCATTCATTTAATTATGTACCACCTGTTGTTAGGCAGCAgaggaaagaaaggaaagtgTTGAATGAATTAGAAAATAAGGGAGTGGTTAAGCCAGATGAGCCATATATCTGCAGGGTGTGTGGGAGGAGGTTTTACACCAATGAAAAGTTTATTAATCATTTTAAGCAAATTCATGAGCGTGAACAGGTGAAACGGTTAAATCAGATAGAGAGTGCGAAGGGGAGTAGGAGGGTGAAGTTGGTTGCAAAGTATGCAATGAAGATGCAGAAGTATAAGAATGCTGCTAGAGATATTTTGACACCAAAAGTGGGGTATGGTTTGGCAGATGAGTTGAAACGGGCAGGATTTTGGGTTAGGACTGTTTCAAATAAGCCAGAAGCTGCAGATATTGCTTTAAGGGATCACTTGGTGGATATGATGGATAAAAGGAGGGTTGACTGTGTGCTTCTTATATCTGATGATTCAGATTTTGTGGATGTTTTGAAGGAGGCGAAGTTGAGGTGTTTGAGGACAGTGGTTATTGGTGATAGCAATGATGGTGCTCTCAAGAGGACTGCAGATGCTTCTTTCTCATGGCAGGAAATAACAATGGAGAAAGCTAAGAAAGAAGCAGTTTCAGTTGTGGGCCGGTGGAAAGACCATGATGTGTTGAAAACATTGGAATGGACTTATAATCCTGGGAGAGACAAAACATACTATTTTTCTGACATTGAGAGTGAGAGTTCTGACATTGAACATTTTCTTTCCGGGGAAAATAATGATAATTCTCTGCAGAAGGAAGATAGCGGAGCATGGTGGGAGCTAGACTCTGATACTGCAAACATGAACAGATCTTCACAATCACTTTAA